In Rhodoferax sediminis, the sequence ACCCGGCGGGCACGCTCAAGGCGCGAAGCTGCGTGGAAGGGCGCCGCATGCTTTATGCCTATTGCGCTGAACGCGGTATCGCCCACCAGCGCCTTGGCAAGCTGATCGTCGCCACAGAGCCCGCGCAGCGGGACGCGCTGCGGCAGATTGCCGAGCGCGCACAGGCCAACGGCCTCACGACGCCGGATGACACGCTGCAGTGGCTCGACGCCGCGCAAGCGCAGGCCCTGGAGCCCGCTCTGCGCTGCGTCGCTGCGCTGTGGTCGCCCGCCACCGGTATCGTCGACACCCACGGCTTCATGCTGGCCTGCCAGGGTGATATGGAGCGTACCGGGGGGCTGCTCGCGCTGTGCACGGGCTTCGTGGGCGCGCGCCGCGACGGCACGCACTGGCGAGTGCGCACGCGCGGCGAAGAGGGCGAATACGAGCTGTTGTGCACGCACCTGGTCAATGCTGCGGGCCTGCAGGCTCAGCGCGTGGCCGCACGGATCGAAGGCCTAGACAAGTGCCATGTACCATCCGCGCTCTGGCTCAAGGGCAACTACTTCTCGGTGAGCGGTGTGCGTCCGCCCTTCCGGCATCTGGTATATCCCGTGCCCTCCAGCGGCGGCCTGGGCGTGCACCTCACGCTCGACCTGGGCGGCCAAGCGCGCTTCGGTCCTGACACCGAAGTTGTGGACCCGGCAGCCCTGGCGCAGGATGCGCCCGACTACACGGTCGACCCGCGGCGCGCGGAGGTCTTCTACGCCGCCATCCGCACCTACTGGCCGGACCTGCCCGACGGTGCCTTGCAACCCGCCTACAGCGGCATCCGGCCTAAGCTCGCCCGGGGCGGCCCGGGGCTGGATGCCAATGATTTCGAGATCAGCGGCCCATCGCGCCACGGCCTGCCGGGCTTGGTACAACTGTTCGGCATCGAGAGTCCCGGCATCACCGCCGCGCTGTTGCTGGCTGATCAGGTGGCATGCCAATTGGGACTGTCCCAGGGGCCGACTGACGCATGGGTGTGAGAATACGCGCAGTGGGGCCAGGGAAGACACCGGCCCCGCAACGACCACCACAAACACCATAGACAGGTCATGGAAAACAACTCAGTGATTAAAACCGCAGCGCGGGTGTTCGAGATCCTTAAGTACTTCCGCGAAGTGCGCAAACCGCTGAGCGTGCGCGACATCTCCGAGCAGTTTGATTACCCGCTATCCAGCACCTCAGTGCTGGTCAAGAGCATGGCCACGCTGGGCTACCTCAGCTACGACAGCCGCATCCGGGCCTACGCGCCGACCATCCTGGTGGCCATGCTGGGCGACTGGATCTACGAGTCTTCCTTCAGCAGCACCGAGATCCTCGGCCTGATGCGCGCGCTCTCTGACGCGACAAACGAGACCGTGATCCTCGCGGTGCAGAACGACATCCAGGCGCAGTACGTGCAGGTCATCCAGAGCCAGTTGCCGATCCAGTTCTATGTCTCCCCCGGCACGCGCCGCCCGCTGTGCGCCTCGGGCACCGGCTGGGCGCTGCTGGCCCCGCAATCGGATGCCACCATCGCGCGCATCCACCAGCGCACGCTCTCGCGTCTGGGCACGGGCGGCCTGCCGGAGCACATGGAGCTGGAGGACGTGATGGTGCAGGTGCGCAAGGTGCGCACGCAGGGATATGTGTACTCGCGCGGCACCAACACGCCTGGCGTGGGTGTGATCGCCATGCCGCTGCCGGCCTCGCCCAATGGCGCGCGCCTGGTGATCGGCGTGGGTGGTTTGATCGAGCGGCTCGACAAAAGCGAGAAGAAGCTCGCTCGCATTATGACCGGGTTAATCGAGAAGTACATCACCGCGGGCCGGCCCGCCAAGCGCAAGGCGGCCCCCAGGACGGCCGTCCTGGGCGACTGAGGCTAGTTCGCGCGCGGCGGGCTCAGTCGACCCGCGCGCCCGAAGCCTTGACTGTCTTTTTGTATTTCGTGCGTTCGGCGGCCATGAAGGCCGCTAACTGTTCTGGCGCGGTCGGCACCGGCTGCGCGTAGGGATTGCCGAAGCGCTCGGCGACCTTCGGGACGCGCAGGGCGTCGGTGATCGCATGGTTCAGGCGCGCGACCACCTCGGGCGCCATGCCGGCGGGGCCGACCAGGCCCCACCAAGTGTCGCCCTCGAAGCCGGACAGCGTGTCGGCTACGGCGGGCACATCGGGCGGGAAGCTGCTGCGCTGGGCGGTGGCGACTGCGATCGCCTTGAGCTTGCCTGCCCTGATGTTGGCCGCGGCCACCGCCAGATTGTCGATGTTGAAGTCCACCTGCCTACCCAACAGCGCGATCTGCGCAGGGTTGCCGCCGTTGAACGGAATGTGCACGGCGTCGATCTGCGTCATGCCCTTGAACAGCTCGCCCGCAAGGTGGCCGGCGCTGTCGTGTCGCCGCTCCCGTAGTTGAGCTTTCCGAGGTTGGCGCGACCGTAGGCAATGAGATCGGGCAGGCTGTGGATTTTCAAGCGTGCAGCGGTCTCCGCGCTCATTACCACCACGTTGGGCACGCGTAGGATCTGCGTGATGGGCGTGAAATCCTTCGCCGCATCGTACGGCATGTGGTCGGAGAGCGATGGGTTGATGCCATGCGTGGGCGTGGAGGCAATGCCGATGCTGAGACCATCGGGGGCGGCGCACGCCACCGCGTGCGTACCGATGTTGCCGCCGCCGCCCGGGCCGTTGTCGATGATGGTGGAGCCCAGCGAGCTTTCCGTGCGCTCGGTCAGTACGCGCACGGTCACGTCGACGGGCCCGCCAGCGACGAAGGGCATGATGACCCGGATGAGTTTGCTGAGCTGCGCGAGCGCCGGGGCCAGCGCGCTGGTGGCCAGGAGGCCGAGAAAGATCTTGTGTTTCATAGGGGGGCGGGTGAAGGGGAGGGCGGGCCGGCCGATGAGCCGGGTGGGGTCTCGGTGGGCGCCGTGGTGGGCAGGCGGCGCTCGGCCTCCAGCATCCAGGGCAGCACCCGGTCATACAGCGCGGCGCCGTGTGCGCCCTCGGGCAAGGTGGCGCTGGCGCCCAGCGTGGCCACGGTACGGGCGTAGCGCGCCTGCACGGCGGGTATCATGATCAGCGGCACGCCCAAGCCCTGGAGCGCCGACGCCACGGCGTCCATCTCGTGCAGACGGCGCTGCGCGTGCGGTGCGTGGGTGCCGATAAACATGGCCATGAGCTCGCTCAGGCGCGAGCTGTCGAGGTCACCAATGTTGGCGAGCAAGGCCTCGCGCAGTCCCAGTGCCTGCGCCACCAGCAGGCATTCGGTGATGACGGCGTCCATGCCCTTGGTGAGAACGCTGCGCACCAGCTTGAGGGCCATGGCATCGCCGGGCGCGCTGTCGGGCATCACCTGCACCACGAAACCCAGTGGCGCCAAGCTGTCAGCCAAGCTGGCAGCGCCCGCGCCGCTGGCCAGTAAGGGCGTGTGGTGCCCATGGATGGAGACCGCCCCCATGATGGCCACGTCCACGTAGTCGCTGTGCTTGAACAAGGCGGCCGCGGCGCGCAGGTCTTGGGGCGAGGCACTGGACAGATCGACGAACACGCTACCTGCGGGCATGTGAGGCGCAGCCGCGCGGGCCACCGCCAAGGCCTGCGGTCCGGGGGCGACGTTCATGGCCAGGGCGCAACCACCGAAGGCGCGTGCCGCATCGGTGTCAATGGCCAGGCCCAGGGCCTGCGCTGCTGCCAGGGCG encodes:
- a CDS encoding NAD(P)/FAD-dependent oxidoreductase, coding for MVEYVHTIVVGAGAVGLAIARRLAPQAGSLVVLEREDAIGTGTSSRNSEVIHAGMYYPAGTLKARSCVEGRRMLYAYCAERGIAHQRLGKLIVATEPAQRDALRQIAERAQANGLTTPDDTLQWLDAAQAQALEPALRCVAALWSPATGIVDTHGFMLACQGDMERTGGLLALCTGFVGARRDGTHWRVRTRGEEGEYELLCTHLVNAAGLQAQRVAARIEGLDKCHVPSALWLKGNYFSVSGVRPPFRHLVYPVPSSGGLGVHLTLDLGGQARFGPDTEVVDPAALAQDAPDYTVDPRRAEVFYAAIRTYWPDLPDGALQPAYSGIRPKLARGGPGLDANDFEISGPSRHGLPGLVQLFGIESPGITAALLLADQVACQLGLSQGPTDAWV
- a CDS encoding DUF1932 domain-containing protein, producing MTQTPTDAVRVSPPSSLTIVGFGDVGQAYARAFVNQGVVVRIYHPAPGPRALAAAQALGLAIDTDAARAFGGCALAMNVAPGPQALAVARAAAPHMPAGSVFVDLSSASPQDLRAAAALFKHSDYVDVAIMGAVSIHGHHTPLLASGAGAASLADSLAPLGFVVQVMPDSAPGDAMALKLVRSVLTKGMDAVITECLLVAQALGLREALLANIGDLDSSRLSELMAMFIGTHAPHAQRRLHEMDAVASALQGLGVPLIMIPAVQARYARTVATLGASATLPEGAHGAALYDRVLPWMLEAERRLPTTAPTETPPGSSAGPPSPSPAPL
- a CDS encoding IclR family transcriptional regulator; this translates as MENNSVIKTAARVFEILKYFREVRKPLSVRDISEQFDYPLSSTSVLVKSMATLGYLSYDSRIRAYAPTILVAMLGDWIYESSFSSTEILGLMRALSDATNETVILAVQNDIQAQYVQVIQSQLPIQFYVSPGTRRPLCASGTGWALLAPQSDATIARIHQRTLSRLGTGGLPEHMELEDVMVQVRKVRTQGYVYSRGTNTPGVGVIAMPLPASPNGARLVIGVGGLIERLDKSEKKLARIMTGLIEKYITAGRPAKRKAAPRTAVLGD